A section of the Bifidobacterium sp. ESL0728 genome encodes:
- a CDS encoding RNA methyltransferase has protein sequence MRIINIESVDDERVAAYVSLTEAQLRNRLEPEKGIFIAESPKVIDRALAAGREPVSLLVEEPWLAGMADMFERIDRRWGKDIPVYVASPEQLKKLTGYRLHRGALAAMRRWKLPTVRELCKDARRIAVMENIVDHTNVGAIMRSAAALDVDAVLVTPSCGDPLYRRAARVSMGTVFQVPWTRIDAETLESDDENSDTKNYKALQNRAITTSDYVETNDVDVAADGENGSLKNNVEIDNRNVKSKLRPNFNSTSRNRHTKEEDRKYWPVQGLRELNDLGFTTVAMALTDDSISLDELTRRLDNSPNETDHIDKLALVFGTEGDGLSHRTIANTDLTVKIPMSNGVDSLNVAASSAVAFYETRVKN, from the coding sequence ATGCGGATCATCAATATTGAGTCGGTCGACGACGAACGGGTGGCCGCGTATGTAAGCCTTACCGAAGCGCAACTGCGCAACCGACTCGAACCCGAAAAGGGCATTTTCATCGCCGAATCTCCCAAAGTCATCGATCGGGCGCTGGCTGCAGGGCGAGAACCTGTCTCATTGCTCGTCGAGGAACCTTGGCTTGCCGGGATGGCGGATATGTTCGAACGCATTGACAGGCGCTGGGGCAAAGATATTCCGGTTTATGTAGCATCGCCTGAACAGCTCAAGAAACTGACCGGTTATCGACTGCATCGCGGGGCTTTGGCCGCGATGCGTCGCTGGAAACTGCCGACCGTGAGAGAACTTTGCAAGGATGCACGGCGGATTGCCGTCATGGAAAATATCGTCGACCACACCAACGTCGGTGCAATTATGCGTTCGGCGGCCGCACTTGATGTGGATGCCGTGTTGGTCACGCCTTCCTGTGGCGATCCGCTTTACCGTCGTGCGGCACGAGTTTCAATGGGCACCGTTTTTCAAGTACCGTGGACGCGTATCGACGCCGAAACATTGGAAAGCGATGACGAAAATAGCGACACGAAGAATTACAAGGCTTTGCAAAATCGCGCGATAACCACGTCTGATTATGTTGAAACCAATGATGTTGACGTAGCCGCTGACGGCGAAAATGGTTCGTTGAAAAACAATGTAGAAATAGACAATCGGAATGTTAAAAGCAAGCTCCGGCCAAACTTTAATTCCACTTCTCGTAACCGTCACACCAAAGAGGAAGACCGGAAATACTGGCCGGTTCAGGGGCTCAGAGAACTGAACGATCTCGGCTTCACCACCGTGGCCATGGCCTTGACCGACGATTCCATCAGTCTGGATGAACTGACGAGAAGACTCGACAATTCCCCGAATGAAACCGACCATATCGATAAGCTCGCACTGGTCTTCGGTACGGAAGGCGACGGGCTATCACATCGTACCATCGCCAACACCGATCTCACCGTCAAAATCCCCATGAGCAACGGCGTTGACAGCCTTAACGTGGCAGCTTCCAGTGCTGTCGCCTTCTATGAAACCCGCGTCAAGAATTAA
- a CDS encoding polysaccharide deacetylase family protein, which produces MAQAGKSRNSGKKRVMRVALAILLVVALVIVLGMAFFNPAYSYYRKGMGQCVQWGNSYKLAASHLDTLISQDSALIKQTGTNDGSHHETISGHTLEQAQSALKTAQNQRRQIAAQESANPVMACTTRQLTPKLNAETKRERGWTAMSQRQIGALNKAFRPMLVLRDADVEASNVARTELKAVSDGVAGFAKSEKDSIQSATLAELTKAVDQANEDAAKAAPYSVCKQDENRLYAAADKAVAEHNKARDVDCDAQRCVALTFDDGPDPKLTPELLLDLKSGNAKATFFEMGQKVQADGGALARQVSQAGFPVESHTWSHEDLPAIMQNHHEQQQIDDTGNAIGSATGFSVNFVRPPHGAADEASRTYIGQQTGAAIAVYGVDSYDWSNGATSSSLTRKIMSQVDPGSIVLMHDIHPHTVAAVPDVIAQLRKKGYHFVTIPELTGEYPRAGAVYYSRDDILRM; this is translated from the coding sequence ATGGCGCAAGCAGGGAAGTCACGGAACAGTGGAAAGAAACGTGTCATGCGTGTCGCCTTGGCCATATTGCTGGTGGTCGCTTTGGTCATCGTTTTGGGTATGGCCTTCTTCAATCCTGCGTATTCCTATTATCGCAAAGGCATGGGGCAGTGTGTGCAATGGGGGAATTCGTATAAGCTTGCCGCTTCTCATTTGGATACGCTGATTTCGCAAGATTCCGCATTGATTAAGCAAACGGGAACGAACGACGGATCGCACCACGAAACCATATCTGGCCACACACTTGAACAGGCGCAAAGCGCTTTGAAAACCGCGCAAAACCAACGCAGGCAGATCGCAGCTCAGGAATCCGCCAATCCTGTGATGGCGTGCACCACCAGACAGTTGACGCCGAAGCTCAACGCCGAAACCAAGCGCGAACGTGGATGGACGGCGATGTCGCAACGTCAGATTGGGGCATTGAACAAGGCATTCAGACCGATGCTTGTCTTGCGTGACGCTGATGTCGAAGCTTCCAACGTCGCACGGACCGAGCTCAAGGCCGTTTCCGACGGGGTGGCGGGTTTCGCCAAGTCCGAGAAAGACAGTATCCAAAGCGCGACGCTGGCGGAACTGACCAAGGCGGTCGATCAGGCGAACGAGGATGCGGCGAAAGCCGCTCCGTATTCGGTTTGCAAACAAGACGAAAACAGGCTTTATGCTGCCGCAGACAAAGCCGTGGCCGAACATAATAAGGCCCGGGACGTCGATTGCGACGCGCAACGATGTGTCGCTCTGACCTTCGACGACGGGCCTGACCCGAAGTTGACGCCGGAACTATTGCTTGACCTCAAATCTGGCAATGCGAAGGCCACGTTCTTCGAGATGGGTCAGAAGGTGCAGGCCGACGGCGGGGCGCTCGCACGTCAGGTCTCGCAAGCCGGCTTCCCGGTGGAAAGTCATACTTGGAGTCATGAGGATCTGCCGGCCATCATGCAGAACCATCATGAGCAGCAGCAGATTGACGACACCGGCAATGCCATCGGTTCGGCTACGGGATTTTCCGTCAACTTCGTGCGTCCGCCGCATGGTGCCGCCGACGAAGCCAGCCGCACGTATATCGGCCAGCAGACCGGTGCCGCGATTGCCGTTTACGGTGTGGATTCCTACGATTGGTCAAATGGTGCCACCTCATCGTCCCTGACGCGAAAAATTATGTCGCAGGTCGATCCCGGATCGATTGTTTTGATGCACGATATCCATCCGCATACCGTGGCCGCAGTTCCGGATGTCATCGCCCAACTGAGAAAGAAGGGCTATCATTTCGTCACCATTCCGGAACTGACCGGCGAGTATCCGCGCGCGGGTGCCGTTTATTATTCGCGCGACGATATTCTGCGGATGTAA
- a CDS encoding 16S rRNA (uracil(1498)-N(3))-methyltransferase has product MTSPLFVFDAERDDVPVNRDELRAGWTITLPPAIKRHAMGAMRLQNGEKLQLSDGRGLRIDCEVADTQNGLVKVSEFTTEEQPITRLALVQALAKTGHDEQAIDMATQIGVDEVVPWQANRSISKWKAGRTDRKWEQTLVAATEQSRRAWKPTLDDCVSSKGVVAICRRACVHHELVIVLHQDATSTWDGIERKVAALEQRCLDDGKPRRVYVVVGPEGGISDDEVEQFTGAGAEVCVLGSNIMRASTAGPVALTLLARALGRFA; this is encoded by the coding sequence ATGACAAGTCCACTTTTCGTATTTGACGCCGAGCGCGACGACGTGCCGGTCAACCGCGACGAGCTGCGAGCTGGCTGGACGATAACCTTGCCGCCCGCCATCAAACGGCACGCGATGGGGGCCATGCGTCTGCAGAACGGTGAGAAGCTCCAGCTTTCCGACGGGCGCGGGTTGCGTATCGATTGTGAAGTGGCCGATACCCAGAACGGATTGGTAAAAGTATCCGAATTTACGACAGAAGAACAGCCAATTACCCGGCTTGCGCTGGTGCAGGCGCTCGCGAAAACCGGGCACGACGAACAAGCCATCGACATGGCCACACAGATTGGCGTGGACGAAGTGGTACCTTGGCAGGCCAACCGTTCGATTTCGAAATGGAAGGCCGGACGTACTGACCGCAAATGGGAACAGACGCTGGTTGCTGCAACCGAACAATCGCGGCGAGCTTGGAAGCCAACTCTTGATGATTGCGTTTCCAGCAAGGGGGTCGTGGCAATTTGTCGGCGAGCCTGCGTACATCACGAGTTGGTGATCGTGCTGCATCAAGACGCGACATCGACCTGGGACGGCATCGAGCGGAAAGTCGCCGCGCTTGAGCAGCGTTGTCTTGACGATGGCAAACCTCGTAGAGTTTATGTTGTGGTAGGGCCTGAAGGCGGCATCAGCGACGATGAAGTGGAACAGTTCACCGGTGCAGGCGCGGAAGTTTGCGTGCTTGGCAGCAACATCATGCGTGCCTCGACTGCCGGCCCGGTGGCTTTGACATTGCTGGCTCGGGCGCTGGGACGGTTTGCCTGA
- a CDS encoding histidine triad nucleotide-binding protein, producing MADDCLFCKIIAGEIPSTKVYEDDTTYAFKDVNPKAKVHVLIVPKKHYANVAELAKADPAELAHIVETAQSIADKEFHGAYRLIFNTGKDAGQSVFHVHAHVLTGETMEE from the coding sequence ATGGCCGACGATTGCCTGTTCTGCAAGATCATCGCGGGCGAGATCCCCAGCACCAAGGTGTACGAAGACGACACCACTTACGCATTCAAGGATGTCAATCCCAAAGCGAAGGTGCACGTATTGATCGTGCCGAAGAAGCATTACGCGAATGTAGCCGAACTGGCCAAAGCCGACCCTGCCGAACTCGCCCACATCGTCGAGACAGCCCAGTCCATCGCCGATAAGGAATTTCACGGCGCCTATCGTCTCATCTTCAACACCGGCAAGGATGCCGGCCAGTCGGTCTTCCACGTGCACGCGCATGTGCTGACCGGCGAGACGATGGAAGAGTAG
- a CDS encoding PhoH family protein, translated as MASAKRVITIPTELDPVTVLGSGDKVLAEVQHAFPEVNVFVRGNRIEISAYNKRDDVEADKVSDVLNNIIDAAYKAPADAMNVRRMLEARQVGKKAGLMGDGGRGHGYAGHSYTRGFAAAGAGSRTQSRLFQDDDAYADEAKRSAANRHVPGVIAFANGEPVRAKTAGQVFYVRAIDANTITFAIGPAGTGKTYLAVAKAVRAFEDGRVSRIILTRPAVEAGESLGYLPGTLNDKVDPYLRPLYDALSDMLGAGQMHRYMTDGTIEVAPLAYMRGRTLNDAFVILDEAQNTTEQQMKMFLTRLGFNTKMVITGDVTQIDLAVPHSGLKSIESILGDIDGISFAHLGAKDVVRHELVGKIVQAYDAHAEHAAGEAGRKAGRAMSKSANAVKQQTDADSVVKSQAKLDETVNSVSESLKDEAGQSGKERR; from the coding sequence GTGGCCAGCGCAAAACGAGTCATCACCATTCCCACCGAACTCGACCCGGTGACCGTACTGGGTTCGGGCGACAAGGTTCTTGCCGAGGTGCAGCATGCCTTCCCTGAGGTCAACGTGTTCGTGCGGGGCAATCGCATCGAGATTTCCGCCTACAACAAGCGTGATGATGTCGAGGCTGACAAGGTTTCGGACGTGTTGAACAACATCATCGACGCGGCGTACAAGGCTCCGGCCGACGCGATGAACGTGCGGCGGATGCTTGAGGCCCGGCAGGTCGGCAAGAAGGCCGGGCTGATGGGCGATGGCGGTCGCGGGCATGGTTATGCCGGGCATTCGTATACGCGCGGGTTCGCTGCTGCCGGCGCTGGCTCACGGACGCAATCTCGTTTGTTCCAGGATGACGATGCCTACGCTGATGAAGCCAAGCGTTCCGCTGCAAACCGCCATGTTCCGGGTGTCATAGCATTCGCCAACGGCGAGCCGGTTCGTGCGAAAACCGCCGGTCAAGTCTTCTACGTTCGCGCCATCGATGCCAATACCATCACTTTTGCCATCGGCCCCGCTGGAACTGGCAAGACCTATCTCGCCGTCGCCAAGGCCGTGCGTGCGTTCGAAGACGGACGGGTGAGCCGCATCATCCTCACGCGTCCGGCCGTCGAAGCCGGCGAAAGCCTCGGCTATCTGCCGGGCACGTTGAACGATAAAGTCGATCCGTATCTGCGGCCGCTCTATGATGCGCTTTCAGACATGCTGGGTGCCGGCCAGATGCACCGCTACATGACCGACGGCACCATTGAGGTCGCACCGCTGGCCTACATGCGCGGCCGTACGCTGAACGATGCCTTCGTCATCCTCGATGAGGCGCAAAACACCACCGAACAACAGATGAAGATGTTTCTGACGCGTCTTGGTTTCAATACCAAGATGGTCATCACCGGTGATGTCACGCAGATTGATCTGGCTGTGCCGCATTCAGGACTCAAGTCCATCGAATCGATTCTCGGCGATATCGACGGCATTAGTTTCGCTCATCTCGGCGCGAAAGACGTGGTGCGTCACGAACTGGTCGGCAAGATCGTGCAGGCTTACGATGCGCACGCTGAGCATGCTGCCGGTGAAGCCGGACGCAAGGCTGGACGTGCAATGTCCAAGTCCGCTAATGCAGTGAAACAGCAAACGGATGCTGACAGTGTCGTAAAATCTCAAGCAAAGCTGGACGAAACCGTTAATTCGGTATCTGAATCCCTTAAAGACGAAGCAGGCCAAAGCGGAAAGGAACGCCGTTGA
- the ybeY gene encoding rRNA maturation RNase YbeY, translating into MSVEVTNETVWQIDPKLFSDLGLWVMERMQVSTQSDLTILFVDPDPIAQLHMRWMQLEGPTDVMSFPMDELRPGEDGKIMEGVLGDIVICPWVAQQQAAAAGHSTMDEMMLLAIHGTLHLLGYDHVDPEQERQMFALQRQLLLTFFAVRDEPVPQAVLPAGSTDLLAQWDANHISGNNKES; encoded by the coding sequence TTGAGCGTCGAAGTCACCAATGAGACGGTCTGGCAGATCGACCCGAAACTCTTTTCCGACTTGGGTTTGTGGGTGATGGAACGCATGCAGGTGAGCACGCAGTCCGACCTGACCATCCTTTTCGTCGACCCTGATCCGATCGCTCAGCTGCACATGCGCTGGATGCAGCTCGAAGGCCCGACCGACGTGATGAGCTTCCCGATGGATGAGCTGCGCCCCGGGGAGGACGGCAAGATCATGGAAGGTGTTTTGGGCGATATCGTCATCTGCCCGTGGGTCGCGCAGCAGCAGGCCGCGGCCGCCGGCCATTCCACGATGGACGAGATGATGCTTTTGGCCATTCATGGAACCTTGCACTTGCTGGGTTATGACCACGTCGACCCTGAGCAGGAACGACAGATGTTCGCTCTGCAACGGCAGCTTTTGCTCACGTTTTTTGCAGTCCGTGACGAGCCGGTTCCGCAAGCTGTGCTGCCGGCAGGTTCCACCGATTTGCTGGCGCAATGGGATGCAAACCATATTTCAGGAAATAACAAAGAATCGTGA
- a CDS encoding CBS domain-containing protein has product MDTLTVATVVVLVIVAALLVWLSLMMASSESAVSRVTKASLNNRIIEIQTDDEDLGKFVQAKQIRKVHKVQRLIVDRYATAGSCAFFRIFCNVFDGVLVAIIVMLLSEPVWVALVTGVIFALIVAVVSVLLRPRSAGASKPLDVMMRFSSIISLAVVLTPFAKAGEGKEQRRRDKEDELSDDEELEKIQREQGRATIDRLVETDDFDPEVAEMLRNVLMLSDTLTREIMVPRTDMICVESDSSLEHFLQLCSRSGFSRIPIIGEDVDDLVGMAYLKDAVRATAFNPEARTREVKSICRQPMLVPESKPVDDLFHEMQRTRQHVAVVVDEYGGIAGLVTIEDAIEQIVGELEDEHDRIQHAEPKKIGDHKWQMPARTPIADLEELFEVDIDEDDVDTVYGLLTKLLGRVPIVGMSAVTRGLRLTAVDSAGRRKKVSTIVVEPATLDMAEKQDEDDDEEINRDKNQDVKENEKHD; this is encoded by the coding sequence ATGGATACCCTGACCGTCGCCACCGTGGTTGTGCTCGTTATCGTGGCGGCACTGCTGGTGTGGCTGTCGCTCATGATGGCTTCGAGCGAATCCGCCGTTTCGCGTGTTACCAAGGCCAGCCTCAACAACCGGATTATCGAGATCCAGACCGATGATGAGGATCTTGGCAAATTCGTACAGGCCAAGCAGATCCGCAAGGTCCACAAGGTGCAGCGGCTCATTGTAGACCGTTACGCCACGGCCGGTTCCTGCGCGTTCTTTCGGATTTTCTGCAATGTGTTTGACGGGGTTTTGGTCGCGATTATCGTCATGTTGCTTTCCGAGCCGGTTTGGGTCGCATTGGTTACTGGTGTGATTTTTGCGCTGATTGTCGCGGTGGTGTCGGTTTTGCTGCGTCCGCGTTCCGCCGGTGCCTCCAAACCGCTCGACGTGATGATGAGATTCTCCAGCATCATTTCGCTGGCCGTTGTCCTGACACCGTTCGCCAAAGCGGGAGAAGGCAAGGAACAGCGTCGTAGAGACAAGGAAGACGAGCTTTCCGACGACGAGGAGCTTGAGAAAATCCAACGAGAGCAGGGGCGTGCGACCATCGACCGGTTGGTCGAAACCGATGATTTTGACCCGGAAGTGGCAGAAATGCTGCGCAATGTCTTGATGCTTTCCGACACGTTGACCCGCGAGATCATGGTGCCCAGAACAGACATGATCTGCGTCGAATCCGATTCCTCGCTCGAACATTTCCTGCAACTTTGTTCGCGTTCCGGCTTCTCGCGTATCCCGATTATCGGTGAGGATGTCGATGACTTGGTCGGCATGGCCTATCTGAAGGATGCTGTACGCGCAACAGCCTTCAATCCGGAAGCCCGAACCCGTGAGGTCAAGTCCATTTGCCGTCAGCCAATGCTGGTGCCGGAATCCAAGCCGGTTGATGATCTTTTCCACGAGATGCAGCGCACGCGCCAGCATGTGGCCGTGGTGGTCGATGAATACGGCGGCATCGCGGGTCTGGTCACCATTGAGGACGCCATCGAGCAGATCGTAGGTGAGCTGGAAGACGAGCACGACCGTATCCAGCACGCCGAGCCCAAGAAGATCGGCGACCACAAGTGGCAGATGCCCGCCCGCACGCCTATCGCCGATCTTGAGGAATTGTTTGAAGTCGATATCGACGAAGACGATGTGGACACCGTTTATGGCCTTTTGACCAAGTTGCTTGGCCGTGTGCCGATTGTTGGTATGAGCGCGGTAACACGAGGCCTACGCTTGACCGCTGTCGATTCCGCTGGTCGCCGTAAAAAGGTCTCCACTATCGTGGTTGAGCCTGCAACGCTTGACATGGCTGAAAAGCAGGATGAAGACGATGACGAAGAAATTAATCGAGATAAGAATCAGGACGTAAAGGAAAACGAAAAGCATGACTGA
- the era gene encoding GTPase Era yields MTDSNNNEQQSGSKEPYRSGFVAVVGRPNVGKSTLINSLIGTQVAIASSRPETTRKAIRGILTTDNAQLVLVDTPGIHRPRTLLGQRLNDVVDESLSDVDEIAFLLPADQEIGPGDKRILSRLRSEFARKVDSGKNGNGSQNNKQKSDHEQGKFVWKVPLIAIVTKIDELNRQELMAKLIEISQFADFTDVVPVSALERDNVAEVKRVLIENMPEGPQMYPDDQITEEKPEDTIAELVRGAFLEELDDELPHSLAVVVDSIDRPGESDNPETEDGKAHVMVSIYVERDSQKPIIIGHRAEHLVQVKKRLRTAVNRIVGQKSKLDLHVKVAKGWQSDPKQLERLGF; encoded by the coding sequence ATGACTGATAGCAACAACAACGAACAACAGAGCGGAAGCAAAGAACCGTACCGTTCCGGCTTCGTGGCCGTGGTCGGTCGACCGAACGTCGGGAAGTCCACGCTGATCAATTCGCTGATTGGCACTCAGGTCGCCATCGCCTCCTCGCGTCCAGAGACCACGCGTAAGGCCATTCGTGGCATCCTGACCACCGACAATGCCCAGCTAGTACTGGTCGATACCCCTGGTATCCATCGTCCTCGCACGCTGCTTGGCCAGCGTCTCAACGACGTGGTGGACGAATCGCTGAGTGACGTGGACGAGATCGCATTCCTGCTGCCTGCCGATCAGGAGATCGGGCCGGGGGACAAGCGTATCTTGAGCCGTCTGCGCAGCGAGTTCGCTCGCAAAGTTGATAGCGGCAAAAACGGCAATGGTTCACAAAACAACAAGCAGAAAAGTGACCACGAGCAGGGCAAGTTCGTCTGGAAAGTGCCGCTGATCGCCATTGTCACTAAAATCGACGAGCTCAACCGTCAGGAGCTGATGGCCAAGCTCATCGAGATCAGCCAATTCGCCGACTTCACCGATGTGGTTCCGGTCAGTGCGCTGGAGCGCGATAATGTCGCCGAGGTCAAGCGTGTGCTCATCGAGAACATGCCCGAGGGCCCGCAGATGTATCCCGATGACCAGATCACCGAGGAAAAGCCGGAGGACACCATCGCCGAATTGGTACGTGGCGCGTTCCTTGAAGAATTGGATGACGAGCTGCCGCATTCGCTGGCCGTGGTTGTGGACTCCATCGACCGGCCTGGTGAATCCGACAATCCCGAAACCGAGGACGGCAAGGCGCACGTCATGGTCTCCATCTATGTCGAACGCGACTCCCAGAAGCCCATCATCATCGGCCACCGCGCCGAGCACCTGGTCCAGGTCAAGAAGCGCCTGCGCACCGCCGTCAACCGCATCGTAGGCCAAAAGTCCAAGCTCGACCTCCACGTCAAGGTCGCCAAAGGCTGGCAGTCCGACCCCAAGCAGCTGGAGCGTTTGGGGTTCTAA
- a CDS encoding sugar-binding domain-containing protein, translating into MDDRQQEDNALLGEIARRFYICDETKSEIASSLELSRFKVARLIAEARNKGVVSIQIHDDSPTSPELSQHLRQHLGLKQVIIVPSSHDISVERDLLGEAGAKYLMEHIHEGESIGFSWGRTLLPIARHISNLPRATFVQLTGVVGNDPSQSPIAILNQMTIGSGSSAKALFAPLFSPTSTSAMVTKMEPAVAETLSYYSKLDMAFLSIGSWNPRVTQLEQHISPEDAEKLNKMGAIAECGGMFFDEFGNYLNLPINERRISINVEELRNTPIVVFLAGGKEKSNAIRAICLSGLATCLITTDTVAQILLKEPPIHKNPQTD; encoded by the coding sequence ATGGATGACAGACAACAGGAAGACAACGCATTACTTGGTGAAATCGCGAGACGTTTTTATATTTGCGACGAGACCAAATCAGAAATCGCGTCATCTTTGGAATTATCACGTTTTAAAGTAGCAAGACTCATCGCAGAAGCACGTAATAAAGGCGTTGTCAGCATCCAAATCCACGACGATTCTCCGACTTCACCTGAACTTTCCCAACATCTACGACAACATTTAGGCCTCAAACAAGTCATCATTGTGCCAAGCTCACATGATATTTCAGTGGAACGCGACCTACTCGGAGAAGCTGGAGCAAAATACCTTATGGAACATATCCACGAAGGCGAATCCATTGGCTTTTCATGGGGTAGAACCTTGCTACCAATCGCCCGACATATCTCCAATCTGCCGAGGGCCACTTTTGTGCAATTGACAGGAGTGGTCGGCAACGACCCCTCACAATCTCCGATAGCGATTCTTAATCAAATGACAATTGGTTCAGGTTCCTCTGCCAAAGCACTTTTCGCTCCACTATTTTCGCCCACCTCAACATCAGCCATGGTAACAAAGATGGAACCAGCTGTCGCAGAAACCCTTTCTTATTATTCAAAGCTTGACATGGCTTTTTTGTCAATAGGATCTTGGAACCCCAGAGTGACACAACTTGAGCAACATATTTCTCCGGAAGATGCAGAGAAACTCAACAAAATGGGAGCTATCGCGGAATGTGGGGGAATGTTCTTTGACGAGTTTGGTAATTATCTAAATCTGCCAATCAACGAACGCAGAATATCAATAAATGTTGAGGAATTACGCAATACACCAATCGTTGTTTTTTTGGCGGGCGGCAAAGAGAAATCAAATGCAATCAGGGCAATTTGCCTTTCCGGCCTGGCAACATGTCTCATTACCACCGACACCGTCGCCCAGATATTGCTCAAAGAGCCGCCAATCCACAAAAATCCACAAACTGATTAA
- a CDS encoding ABC transporter permease: MKSRFKMPQELGVLIVVLLVAVLMGVLSPEFRTASNLQVLLLNGSVVTFLALGQACVLLTGGIDLSVGSNIALTGMIAALAMRSGLSWWVAALLAIVTGIVVGLFNGAVIHYGHMPPFIVTFATFGISASIPKILTQAKSVTVSDPMFAFFGRGSLFGIPMPIIMVVIAAVIIGVVLSNTATGVHVYAVGGNADTARLSGINIARTTIFVYVVSGICAAFAGIITASRLMVGYPTAGSGNEQFYSIASAVVGGVSLFGGVGTILGAFIGSLLIAEVSNGMNVIGVDSYWQPLVIGVIILVGVLFDTNKSRISFGRKKHLEATSALVEEASKVDAEKDNK, encoded by the coding sequence ATGAAATCTCGTTTTAAAATGCCACAGGAGTTAGGTGTACTCATCGTGGTGCTTCTGGTCGCGGTCCTTATGGGGGTTCTGTCTCCGGAGTTCCGCACCGCAAGCAATCTTCAGGTGCTGTTGCTTAACGGATCGGTCGTCACGTTCCTGGCCTTGGGGCAGGCCTGCGTTCTGTTGACCGGTGGCATTGATCTGTCTGTCGGTTCCAACATCGCCTTGACCGGTATGATTGCGGCTCTGGCGATGCGTTCCGGCCTTTCTTGGTGGGTTGCCGCTTTGTTGGCAATCGTCACTGGAATCGTCGTCGGTCTCTTCAATGGTGCAGTTATTCATTATGGTCATATGCCTCCGTTCATTGTAACGTTCGCAACGTTCGGTATTTCCGCCTCCATTCCTAAGATTCTGACCCAGGCGAAATCGGTGACGGTTTCCGACCCGATGTTTGCCTTCTTCGGCAGGGGCAGCCTCTTTGGCATTCCGATGCCTATCATCATGGTCGTCATCGCGGCTGTGATAATCGGTGTGGTGCTTAGTAACACCGCAACGGGTGTCCATGTCTATGCGGTCGGTGGCAACGCCGATACCGCCAGACTTTCGGGAATCAATATCGCTCGGACGACGATTTTCGTCTACGTTGTCTCCGGTATTTGCGCTGCATTCGCCGGTATCATCACCGCTTCGCGTCTGATGGTCGGCTATCCTACTGCAGGTTCCGGCAACGAACAGTTCTATTCCATCGCTTCGGCAGTGGTTGGAGGCGTGAGCCTCTTTGGTGGAGTCGGAACGATTCTCGGTGCTTTCATCGGTTCCTTGCTGATTGCCGAGGTTTCCAATGGCATGAACGTTATCGGCGTAGACAGCTACTGGCAGCCCCTCGTTATTGGTGTCATCATTCTTGTCGGCGTGTTGTTCGACACCAACAAGTCCCGTATCTCGTTCGGCAGGAAGAAGCATCTTGAAGCCACCTCGGCGTTGGTTGAGGAAGCCTCAAAGGTTGATGCCGAAAAAGACAACAAGTAA